From Zerene cesonia ecotype Mississippi chromosome 13, Zerene_cesonia_1.1, whole genome shotgun sequence, the proteins below share one genomic window:
- the LOC119831184 gene encoding endocuticle structural glycoprotein SgAbd-5-like, with translation MKFLVVIGFLALVSAAPAPQRQPGAPNPQEVQILRLETENDGLGSYRYALEQSDGTKKEEQGELKNAGKDDEAISVRGSYAWVGPDGVTYIVTYLADENGFQPTIEQGPGGAVPSAVIASLVG, from the exons ATGAAATTT TTGGTGGTAATTGGTTTCTTGGCATTAGTGTCGGCTGCTCCCGCACCGCAACGTCAGCCAGGTGCCCCAAATCCACAAGAAGTTCAAATTCTTCGCCTCGAAACTGAAAACGACGGCCTCGGCTCGTACAGATATGC TTTGGAACAAAGCGATGGCACGAAGAAGGAAGAGCAAGGGGAACTGAAGAACGCTGGTAAAGATGACGAGGCGATCTCGGTCAGGGGATCTTACGCCTGGGTTGGACCTGACGGTGTGACATACATTGTTACTTATCTTGCTGATGAAAACGGTTTTCAACCAACGATAGAACAGGGCCCAGGTGGTGCTGTGCCTTCTGCTGTCATCGCGTCCCTCGTCGGCTGA
- the LOC119831332 gene encoding uncharacterized protein LOC119831332, whose translation MRKIQVAIGLIAILGVVTCRPHFLPMKFKISGDAHLSIPVFGYQIGNVPNVSKQFLAPPILDFGRKPYKDVAPVQGQFQTKGSEATEINNYYQHTTADTAKLAEKSLNDVTSSTDIDTETTTETYTTTDIWTTTEDFDNYDDTISNRISPQVVASLLG comes from the exons ATGAGAAAGATACAG gtaGCAATTGGATTAATTGCAATCCTTGGAGTGGTGACGTGCCGTCCCCATTTCCTAcctatgaaatttaaaatatccggAGACGCTCATTTGTCAATTCCAGTCTTTGGATACCAAATAGGGAATGTGCCAAATGTTTCCAAACAATTTct TGCTCCACCAATCCTCGACTTTGGAAGGAAACCATACAAAGATGTCGCTCCGGTACAAGGACAATTCCAAACAAAGGGTTCAGAAGCaacggaaataaataattattatcaacataCTACAGCTGATACTGCCAAGCTTGCAGAAAAATCGCTTAACGATGTCACATCATCAACAGATATTGATACTGAAACTACCACAGAAACATATACCACTACAGATATTTGG aCAACAACCGAAGATTTTGACAATTATGACGATACCATCTCAAACAGGATTTCACCACAGGTGGTTGCGTCATTACTAGGTTGA